GACGGCCTCAACAAAGGGCAGACGACCAGGGGCGGAAAAGGAGAAGGCATACATGCCGGGAGCCAACGGATAAACCAGAGAGGACACCTGTCTGATGGTGGGAGTAATCGCAACCGTTTCCAAACCAGGAATCGACTGATCAATGGCAATAACACCCGGAAGCTCCGTTTCCTTCAGCTGCTGCCATTTACCATTCTTCATAAAGAACAGCTTCGGCACACGGGAGGAATAAATGTATTCCCTATCAAAATAAATGTCATTTTCATCCAGGAATGCCTTGCTATTCTGGGAGGCATAAAAACGCATGGTCACCACTTCGGAAGACTTCAGGTAATTATCCTTCAGGCTAAAGGCGTGAAGATGCTCATAAGCTTCCAGATCCGGTCTGCCCACATACCAGTTATATTCCTTGGGGCCAACCTTCTTACGGAAGTAGAAAGTATTGGTGCGAAGAGGTACCTTAGGTGTTTCAGAAAGGTTCAGGCCCTTCTTATCCATGGCAAAGCCCATATCGGACTGTAAGGCAACTCCATTCTTGAACATATTGGGAGCAATCTTGAAATTACGATCGCTATCGGCAAAGGAAATAGCCGGAACCAACAGCAAGAGAGGCAACAAACGCTTAAAAGACATAAAGTCTCCTTTTATAACCATTAGACACGTCCAAAAAGGTGTCCATTTTCTTACTTAAAAATAACATTTTTATGTAAAATTGCGAAAACATGCCAAAAAAGGGACTAATTATTAGGCCCCATTTCCAGCAAATGGCCTCCTTCGGAGCCACCCACAGGACCCAATTCCACCTTCCAGTCGGCCAGACGGATGATATCCGGATGATGTTCAATAACAATGACCGTATCCCCGCGGGCAGACAGTCTTCGCATCAAATTCCACAAAATCTGAATATCCTTCAGGTGGAGGCCGGTTGTAGGCTCATCCAGCAGGTAGACCGTTTCGGTGGCATTCTTGCGAGTCAGTTCCGCAGCCAGTTTCAGACGCTGGTTTTCACCGCCACTCATGGTTGTGACCGGCTGGCCCAATTTTACATAAGGAAGACCCACATCTCGAAGTGTTTCCAGCTTGGGTAAAATCTTAGGCTGATCCTTGAAAAATTCGCAGGCATCCACCACACGCATGTCCAATACGTCGGCAATGTTTTTACCCTTAAAGGTAACACTCAAGGTTTCCTGGTTGTACCGCTTGCCGCCACAAGCTTCGCAGGTTTCCCATACGTCCGAAAGGAAGTGCATTTCCACAGAAATGACGCCTCGTCCTTCACAAGCTTCGCAGCGCCCGCGGGCCAAGTTATAGCTGAAACGGCCATAGTCAAAGCCCTTGATCTTGGATTGTTCCAGTTTACTGAACAGTTTGCGGATATCATCAAAGACCCCTGTAAAGCTAGCCGGAGTACTGCGGGGTGTTCCAGAAATAGGGCTCTGGTCCACAAGCAGCACTTCCCCGCTCTGCTTTTTCTTGCCCCGAGCCTGGAACTTCTTTTTCAAGGCAGGATAAATTTCGTCCATGACCATGGAGCTCTTTCCTGAACCGGAGACACCGCAAACGACGCTGACCGCCCCCTTGGGGAACTTTACGGACAGATTTTTCAGGTTGTTATGGTTCAAGCCGTTAAATTCGTAGAACTCCGTAGATTCCGTAATACGGATGGGAGTCACCTCGTTGGCCACGGGGGTCTGACGAGTCAGGAATTTCACGGTCTCGCTACGAGGGAACTGCTGCAGAGCATAAGGCTTTGCCAGCAACTGGGGGGAACCTTCCGCAACCACTTCACCGCCGAAGTCACCTGCACCAGGCCCCATATCGATAATATGGTCAGCAGCTTCCATCATCTTCATATCGTGTTCCACCACCACCAGGGTATTTCCCAAGTCGCGGAGACGATAGAGGGTGTCCAGCAATTTGGCAGTATCACTTTCATGAAGGCCAACTGTGGGTTCGTCCAGAACGTAGAGCACCCCTTCCAGGCCGCTACCAATCTGTGAGGCAAGACGGATTCGCTGGGATTCGCCCCCACTCAAAGTGTCTCCCGCACGGTCAAGGCCAATATACCCGAGACCCACAGACTTCAGGAAGTCCAGTCGTCCGATAATTTCACGCAGGAGCGGTTCTGCAATGGAACGCTTGCCCTCTGCATTTTTCTCGCCAGCAAAGTCCACCCCGGCGAACCAATCCCGGGCATCGGCGATACTCATGTGATGAACATCCATGATGTTCTTGCCTGCAATGCGAACCCCGAGATATTCCGGCTTTAGACGTTCCCCATGGCAGCTGGGGCATACCTTCGGCGAATCCTTTTTACCATCCTTCAGGTAGCCAAGGCCCAGACAGGTTTCGCAGGCGCCCCAGTGCGTATTAAAGCTGAAGAGCTTGGGATTGAGAGAACTATCCATGTACCAGCCACATTCAGCGCAGCCCGGCTTTTCGCTGGCGGAAAGACGTTCGTGTCCCTCGGAATCCAGATAAAGGATACCGTTGCCATCGCGATAGGCACGTTCAAACGCTTCTACCAGACGGGCACGATTTTCCTCCTTCACCACCACCTGATCGACAATTGCAAGAAGCTGCTTTTCCCGGGTAGGAATCTTAGGCAGAGGCAAGTCCACCAGGTCCTTCCCCAGGTAAACCTTACGGTAGCCCTTTTCCGTCAGGATCTTGGACAGTTTGATGACATCCTTAATTTCAAAAGGAGCAAGGACTGTTACCATCTTGCCTTCGTCACGACTGAACGCCAACTGCATCAAATCGCCTGCGGCAAAGGAATCTACAGGCTTACCGCAATGGAGGCAATGAGGAGTTCCTGCTCGGGACCAGAAAATACGGAAGTAGTCGTAAATTTCCGTGAGGGTCGCCACCGTACTGCGAGGGCTCTTGCTTGCACTTTTTTGATCGATGGCGATAGCCGGAGCAAGACCGGAAATGGAATCGATGCTACCGCGGTCCGGGCGGCCCAGGAAGCGACGGGCGTAAGTGCTTAACGTTTCTACGAAACGGCGCTGGCCTTCGCTAAACAAGGTGTGGAACGCAAGGCTGGATTTACCGGAACCCGAAACACCTGTCACCACCGTCAATTTATGGCGGGGGATTGTCACATCAATATTTTTCAGGTTGTGCTTACGTGCGCCACGAACTTCAATATCCAGGGACGGACCTTCCGTTTCGCCAGCGGTTCCCTTGATGGACGATGCGAACGCATTGTAGCGGGCCTTATTTTCGGCAAGATGTCCCATGAGCTGACTGATGGGTTTGTTCTCCCCATGTTTCTTTGCCAATACAGGCGCCAGGTATCTACCGGTTTCAGATTTCTTACATTTGGCAATTTGTTCCGGAGTACCAGTAGCCACAATCTTACCGCCGTGAACACCGGCATCAGGGCCTAGATCCACAATCCAGTCGGCACACTTGATCACATCTAGGTTATGTTCAATGATGACAATGCTATTGCCCAAGCTGCGGAGGCGATTGAGGCAATCCATCAATTTACGGATATCTTCAAAATGCAGACCCGTTGTCGGTTCGTCCAGCAAGTACAAAGTCTTGCCGGTCCCCGGTCGACGAAGTTCCGACGCAATCTTGATACGCTGGGCTTCGCCACCGCTCAATGTGGTGGAAGGCTGGCCCAAGGTCAAGTAACCTAGACCCACTTCACAAAGCAAATTCAAGGGTTGGGCGATGCGGGGCTGATCCTTGAAAAATTCCGCAGCGTCACTGATGCTCATGTCTAGAATTTCAGAAACATTCTTGCCCTTGAAATAAACTTCCCGCGTGGCGTCGTTAAAGCGCTTGCCGTTACACACTTCGCAGGTTACCTGGACAGAAGGCAGGATATGCATGTCCACCACCTTCACACCGGCGCCTTCACAGGCATCGCAACGACCTCCCTTCACGTTAAAGCT
The Fibrobacter sp. UWR4 DNA segment above includes these coding regions:
- the uvrA gene encoding excinuclease ABC subunit UvrA, which produces MTKSIEIRDAHEHNLRNVSLSIPRDSIVVVTGVSGSGKSSLAFDTVFQEGQRRFVESLSAYARQFIGRMKHPDVESVRGISPTISIDQKTVNRNPRSTVGTVVEILDHYRLLFARLGIPHCPNCGRVIQAQTVDQIVDNLYASDENKQVTVMAPIVQERKGEYRKELAELKENGFVRARVDGVIYRIEDVPPLVRYEKHTIEAVIDRLTLERKNMSRLREALEGALKLTDGKLVSFLFGSAAATGEGREDYRLQGTLLACPKCNISIPELEPRFFSFNDPKGRCPVCKGMGESCEFDLDLIVPDKTLSLKQGALAVQKKDTGTIIFSDYGWRNLRTIASEMKFTLDTPWNKLKPAQQHAILYGTPSGSERGVIDIIQELWDMWHIFHFRKYMNIGVCPECKGTRINRSANAVQFHGVNLTEMTEWSVEKSVEFFNKLDLSDREMHIGREILKEIRGRLSFLNAVGLGYLNISRKASTLSGGEAQRIRLASAVGAGLQGVLYVMDEPSIGLHPRDNDKLLEMLEHLRAQGNSLIVVEHDEDTMRHADYVIDVGPGAGVEGGRIIAAGTVDELEKNKASLTGAYLSGRKAIEIPKERKKITRDTPKLKVCGATENNLKNIDVEIPLDGALTVVTGVSGSGKSTLVNQILRRELARVFFNSEEPVGKFDHLEGLENIDKVIEIDQTPIGRTPRSNPATYTKIWDDIRDLFAGMEESKIRGYSKSRFSFNVKGGRCDACEGAGVKVVDMHILPSVQVTCEVCNGKRFNDATREVYFKGKNVSEILDMSISDAAEFFKDQPRIAQPLNLLCEVGLGYLTLGQPSTTLSGGEAQRIKIASELRRPGTGKTLYLLDEPTTGLHFEDIRKLMDCLNRLRSLGNSIVIIEHNLDVIKCADWIVDLGPDAGVHGGKIVATGTPEQIAKCKKSETGRYLAPVLAKKHGENKPISQLMGHLAENKARYNAFASSIKGTAGETEGPSLDIEVRGARKHNLKNIDVTIPRHKLTVVTGVSGSGKSSLAFHTLFSEGQRRFVETLSTYARRFLGRPDRGSIDSISGLAPAIAIDQKSASKSPRSTVATLTEIYDYFRIFWSRAGTPHCLHCGKPVDSFAAGDLMQLAFSRDEGKMVTVLAPFEIKDVIKLSKILTEKGYRKVYLGKDLVDLPLPKIPTREKQLLAIVDQVVVKEENRARLVEAFERAYRDGNGILYLDSEGHERLSASEKPGCAECGWYMDSSLNPKLFSFNTHWGACETCLGLGYLKDGKKDSPKVCPSCHGERLKPEYLGVRIAGKNIMDVHHMSIADARDWFAGVDFAGEKNAEGKRSIAEPLLREIIGRLDFLKSVGLGYIGLDRAGDTLSGGESQRIRLASQIGSGLEGVLYVLDEPTVGLHESDTAKLLDTLYRLRDLGNTLVVVEHDMKMMEAADHIIDMGPGAGDFGGEVVAEGSPQLLAKPYALQQFPRSETVKFLTRQTPVANEVTPIRITESTEFYEFNGLNHNNLKNLSVKFPKGAVSVVCGVSGSGKSSMVMDEIYPALKKKFQARGKKKQSGEVLLVDQSPISGTPRSTPASFTGVFDDIRKLFSKLEQSKIKGFDYGRFSYNLARGRCEACEGRGVISVEMHFLSDVWETCEACGGKRYNQETLSVTFKGKNIADVLDMRVVDACEFFKDQPKILPKLETLRDVGLPYVKLGQPVTTMSGGENQRLKLAAELTRKNATETVYLLDEPTTGLHLKDIQILWNLMRRLSARGDTVIVIEHHPDIIRLADWKVELGPVGGSEGGHLLEMGPNN